The following nucleotide sequence is from Drosophila takahashii strain IR98-3 E-12201 chromosome 3L, DtakHiC1v2, whole genome shotgun sequence.
TCACCTTGGAGCGCGGCACACAGGCTCCGCCGTCGGTGGCCAGGAAGAACCTTCCATCGGAACACTCGCCATGCTCCAGGGCGAACTCTCCGCCATCCAATTCCTTGCAGTAGTAGTAGCCATTGCAGGTGCGATTGTCCGAGATGAAGCCTCCCGTTTCGGGACACACTCCCTTTTCGGTGATATTCGGCGCAATGACGTTATCACACTCCACATCCTGCGGATAATCGCACTGCGCAGTGGAGGCCTTGAAGTAGAAGGTTCCGGGACAGGTGCCGTTTATCACCTGGCCATCCCAGCACATCTGATAGCCATTGCAGTTGTCCGTGTCCTTGACGAAGACGCCATCGGGCAGGATGTTGCAATAGCTATCGGGATCCATCTTATTCGAGCAGGGAAAATCCCTGATGCAATCCTGGGTCCCCGGATTGAAGTTCATGCCCGTGTTGCAGACCCCATGGGTTCCCTTGCCATTGCTGCAGTAGTAATACCCATTGCAGGAGTACGGATCCGCTGCAAATCCGGTGGGCAGGGCGGCGCAGGGATCACTGGACAAGCACTTTACGCTGGCGGAACTCAGGCACTTCTGGCTCTCGCGGTCGTAGAAGAGACCAGTGCCACAGGTTCCAGCCACCGGACTCCCATCGACGCACTGAATCCACGCGTTGCAGGCCCGCGGATCGTTCATCTTGGTTCCATTGACCACCAGGTCGCATATAAGTGTTGCATTAAAGGTTAAGGTCCCAGATATCAGGGGCACCGTGGCCAGTCCAAGAAACAGGATGAAACTCCTATCTGTTTGGGAAAGATGGGTCATTAATTATattgattaattaaaaattcttttattaggtattatttataacaaactaaatttaattgtactttattgttaacaaaattttattggAATTTTCAGTGGACCTCAATATATGAATGTTTTGTTAAGATCATTTCTTTTCGTCATGATAGAACATTTCTTTTAGAAAATACCAGCATTTCTCGATAGATCCCAGATAAATCCAATAGAAACTCACACATCATGCCTTTTTTCGTCGAAAAAGAAATAGCCCTTAACAGCAAACGGCGTAAAGAACGTCTAACTGGGAGCCTCCAAACATTGGCATTAAATACATGACCAAAGACAATGCTTACCTCAACTTGTTTTGGGGCATTCCGAAAGGTCTATAAATTTGGAGCATTTAGTTAGTGGCAGACCTGTCGTCAGTAGCTAAAATGGACGCATGGCGTATTCATATTTCAGTTTTATCAGGTTCGCTTAATTCCGAATTTGACAAGTGATAAATTTGACCATTGCCGATTCGCAGTTCGATTAAAGTCCCAttcgtttttgtttgctaTTGTTATTGCTCATATGCATAGGGTTTTCTCAATGAAAATTcatagttttttatatttattacccttttgtttattaccaaaaaccgcaaaccgaaaaccaaaaaaaatctattttaaaatcatttttatctgCTGTGCCTGAATTGATACATACGACATTATGATATTATTAGACCACGATGACCAATTTCTGTTGAAATATTGCAGATTAGGCAGCTGTCAAGTGGCTTAGATTACcacttttaattataatttaataggtTACCTGGTATTTGGTCCGTTCTAGAACTTATTCacctaataaatttaatggtaTAAAGTTCTTCTTATTGTTGTGACTTTAGTTGAACTTTAACCATTAAGGCCCGTTTTGCAGTTCcaataatatcaaaaaatgCTGGGAATCGTCAtttataggaaataaatttatgacTAATTAGTCATACTTGTTAGAATGCTTGGAAGCAAAACACCGAACCATAAAGTATGTGGGTTAGTGTCATAAAACAGGTAGGTAATTAATCGCTAATTTAGATTACTGTAATCTAATTTCGTTTAATAGctgatttttccaaatcgaATCCATAGAATACCATTTAAGAATACATCATTAAATTTAGAGAATCATGTGGTACGGAAAAATTTCATTGGCTAAAAATTATCTAATCGAATTTCGCACTTTGGTAAGACAATTAAAAGATGTGATAATAGTTGACAATTTGGAAAACGATTCCGAGAACTTGGTGGTTTACAGGCGattttttatggccaattTATAGATTGCCTTGTTAGGACAAATAATGTATCGCTatcttttttggatttttattagaagcagaacacaaaaatattttaattttcgcaAAACCCTTTTCCTAGTATTATTACCTTAAGAATAATCtaccaaacaaattaaaaacaaatataatcattatattttgatttgcCCGAATTCTGGGGAAGCTCTTATCCGCTACTTTGTTGACTTGTCAAAAAGGGCCATCGATCATGCAAAAATAGAGTTGGCTTCACTGCTTGCCAATGGCGATGTATCACAAAAGTCGATTCCCTGGCTTGACGGCTCGTCGATCAATTGGGACAGCCAAGCGGATCGAAGATAAACCGAGGGGCCGGGACTCCAAATAAAAACCCAGGCAGGCCATCCAACCAGAAACAGTATACCAATTGAAGCCACTAAAGAAAATGGGTGGGTTTTTGAGTTCTATCAGTTTAaaggattaaattaaaatatattttatttattgaccaTTTCCCAGGTGGACACAAAGGATCTACTATCGCTGCCCTGGCGCTGCTCGTCGCCTGTGCCGCTCCAGCAACAGCCGACGTGAACGTGACCGCCTTGTGCCTGCTGGTCAGCAATGGCAACTATGTGGCCAGCCAGTCCGACTGCTCCACGTACTACCAGTGCCAGGGATCCACGTTTACGACCATGTCCTGTCCCACCGGCTACTACTTCGACAAGAATGCCCAGCAGTGCACGGGCAGTGTGCCGAGCACCTGCACCAGCAGCACGAGTCCTTGTCTCGGCAAGGCGGTGGGCACCTTTGCCGCCTCCAGTACGTCCTGCGGTGGCTACTACTATTGCGGTGCCTCCGGCGCTCAGAGTGGCAGCTGTCCTGCCGGCGAGAACTTCAATCCCACCACCCAGGCCTGTGTGTACAAGAACAATTATCCCTGCACCGATTCCACCTCCTCCGACAGTCTGTCCACCCCCTCGGTGGCCCTGAACCTGTGCAATCTGGTCAAGGACAATCTCTACTTTGGCAGCCCCTCGAACTGCAGTGGCTGGAACTTCTGCCAGGACAACATCCTGCACTCGGGATCCTGCGGAGCGGGTCTGGTGTTCAATGTGCAGGCCAGCAACTGCGGCTACAGGATgacctcctcctgctcccaGGTCACCAATGATCCCTCGCTGACCGGAGTGGCCAACAATCCCACAACTTGCACCACCGCGGGTTCGATGATTGCGGCCACCGCGTGCAATCAGTACTACATGTGCTCGGCCAGCCTGAATTACCAGCTGATGACCTGCCCCTCGGGATTCTTCTACGATACCATCTCGAAGGCCTGCGTGACCAGGATGAGTGCCAGGAACAACTGCGACAGGTGTGTGGGCACCACCGCCAGCTTCGTGAATGCCTACTCGGCCACCAACTGCTCCGATTACCTGTACTGCGTGAATGGCGTCCAGAAGGCCGTGGAGAGCTGCCCCGTCAACTACTATTTCAACGAGAACACCGGATCCTGTACTAACGGGGTGGAGCCCCAGTTCCTGTGCTGCAATCCCACGGGAAGCACCGGCCTTACCACCACAACCACTACCGCCACcacaaccaccaccaccaccgctgcTCCAGCTGCTGATACTGGCTCGAAAACCGATACTTCAGCCGATTCCTCAGCTGGTACTTCATCAGATACTACCAAAACTGATACTTCCTCTGGAACTTCCGACACAGCAGCCACAAAGTAATCCATAAAGCTCTTCTGCACCTAAaacaattatatatttaatccagcaaacaataaaataaattacttcaAGTGTATTTCATCATTAATATTCAATCCAGTGTACTCCGTATCATCCTTTGTACACAAGAtaggtaaaataaaaaacccatTCCCACCCTTAAATAAGAAAGAACttagaaaatttcattttcagaTTGTCAATTGTTTTAGAATTTCCTtacaaattactcatacgaagCGTACGCCTCTTAGAATTTCTTCCGTTTTTAATCTTGTCAACTGTTATTTCAGTAGAAATCAAAAGAACAAATGGTTGCCAAACATTATTTAGTTGATATCTTTGCAAACAATATTACTTATAAGTAATAGTCCATACAAATTCAGACAATAATAGTATTTTCTTTCAAATAAGTTTGTATTGGCAGCATTATACAATCATCACCCTTTTAGGTAGGCAACACATTTTGTACAAAAGCTTTAAACAGCGGAAATATATTGTCTCCAGATTGCTTTCCTGTATCATTTTAAGCAGAGTTAAAaagctaataaaataatatatagtctaaataaatttaaatgggatCAATGGCTTTTATCTACgtaggtaatttaaaattactacgCGTTTTATAAAAACgcttttttattaattgctAGGACCACTTTCTTATCATAATTTTAAGGTAAagatataaaacaaattagttGTGTAAAGCTTTCTTTTACCATAAAGACGAATGTAGTACCTGAAATCAGTACTTTCCAATTCTCACGATGAAAGGCATAACCAAAATACCTCCAATGCTTACACTTCCTGATAAgtaaaaacaaacatattGGAAAATTCCAATCAATATAACGGATATCCCAAAAGAGtataaacacaatttaataGAGCCCATTTGGCATGGTAATAAAGTCGAAAGTAAACACTATGCGAACTACAGGTCTTTTCATTGCCGAAAAAGTTTACTGGCTGGAAACAACGTCATCCAAAAGAGATAAGGAGTCCATAGAACTTTGAGTTAAATGGTctataacataaaataaaagttataaaataaaataaagtttatttttattggaactaataaaaatgttgtttttatatttctgcTCATTATCACAAAAGTTTTagtaacattaaaaatatttaatttgaaaaggccccttttttaattacattactCCAGTAGATTATCCAATTAGATTATCTTACAACACTTGGCTTAAGTACATGATGTGTTAGTTCTCAAGGCAGCCTTACACCACTGATAAAGGTAAAGATGTGGCGTCaatcgtttctttttttaattattaagttGCGGAACAGATAGAATACAGAATGATAGCGGCTAACTTGCGGTTACCACAacttaactttaattaaagcTGGTAAAATAACAACCAGACAAGATGTTCGCCGCGTATCTGgtggaataaataaaaaattgaaccATGTTCCGCTGTCTATAATTCCTGAGAATAGCTGGGCTTATCTACAGTCAATTTACGATCTAGATGGCCAAGTTCGAGGCGAATACCTATAAAAACCAGGCGGTGGGAAAACTCCAACATCAGTCTTCCGACTACCTTTCATTGGCCAATACAAGTGGTTTTTAATTCCCGAGAGACCCAAGAGTATTACGAACTAACGATGACAGGCAAGTGTGGTGTAGCACCAGTGGATAACCGCGAGGATTTTTGGTTAATTCCGGACTTGTGACTTGTGACTTGCAGGAAAATTTCTACTGGCGACGACGATCCTGTGCCTGATGGGCGGCAGCGCCCTGGGCGATGCGATCCTGGAGGGCACCTACAACGTGACCGCCTTCTGCACGGCCTGCAAGACCGGCATTCAGCTGGGCAGCATCGAGTCCTGCCAGAAGTACTATGTCTGCCAGTCGACCGGACCTGTTGTCGCCGAATGCCAGTCGGGCTACTCCTACGACTACAAGAAGAGCACCTGCCTGCCCTCCAGCCAGGTGAACTGCTACTACGGTGTGGATAATCCTTGTGCCGGAAAGAATGGAACCTGGGTGCCAAATACCGGCGTGTGCGGTGGCTACTACTATTGCGAATTGGGCGTTTCGAAGGCCGGATCTTGCAGTAAGAACCAAGTGTTCAACTCCGTAACCGCAGAATGCGAATGGGGATCCTGCGCCACCACCCAAACCACCGAAGGTGCAGTTCTCAATTCGCTCTGCGAAGTGGTGCCCCCCAATCAGTACTTTGGCGATACCAACGACTGTGCCACCTGGAACTACTGCGTGTCCAATAGCACTGGCGTTTATGCATTCAGTGGAAAGTGCGCATCAACCACAACAAAGCAGAATGTGAGTAAACCCTTTTTATACCGGTCAAATAGCTTACAGCACCACGTAAAATTCGTAATCCTTTTTTCCATTCCTACaaccattaatttaaaatattaatttgcctatgctttatgttttaatttttaaaacatcatttaaagcaattattttttttaaacaagtgGTGGCTCCAGTTctttgaaattgttttatttttaaaggaaactaACATCTTTTTAACCGTGTGAATTTTTgtcggaaattaaaatttatattgtcATTAATTCTTAATAGTAATATCGTTAGCTTGATTGACCTgtattttgtatcttttatttatttatttttattttatttttcgcttgACCCGTggattgtattaaatttgtctaACTTTctatcttttatttatttaattgatttatttttattattttatttttcgctttaaaattacatttgcTACTTTTATCCTGCACTTAATAATGTTTACATTTCTTTTTCCTAGGCCTTTAACGTTAAAACAGGATCCTGTGATTACACCTCGGATAGTATCTGCAGCCGTGTGACCGACATTCCCCTGAGCAGTGCCGCAGTTTCCTGCCCCAAGGACGGCGTCAAGGAGGGATCGGCCACCGTTTGTGGCACCTATAATGTGTGCACCAACGGCAAGTGGGTTGCCACAAACTGCCCCACTGGATACTACTTCGACACCCTCACGTCGAACTGTGTCGTGCGCCaatcggccacgcccactgctGGCTGCAACCGTTGCCAGGGCGCCAGCACCAAATTCGTGAACGCCGTCAATTCGGAGAACTGCTCGACGTACTACTACTGCAACGCGCAGGGCCAGGCCACCCTGAACACCTGCCCCACCGCGTACTTCTTCAACGAGAAGCTCGGCGCCTGCAAGCCCGAGGACGATCTGGCCGCTTATGTGCCGAGCAACGGAGCCTGCTACGGATCCAAGGCCTCTTCGACCACTGAGGACGGTACTGAAGCCGAGACCACGGCGGATCCCTCCGGCAAAATGTTCGACTTGGAGGAATAGGCCCAGTCAAACGGTCAGGAACTATTGGAAGGCAACTCGCCGGAACAGGACAATCTGCAAACACGATCCAATGTATTTACCACTTAGTATTCAGCTCATATAAGAGGCAATAAACCTATGTTCGCAAgcaaatttttgtattctgCTCTATGGGATTAAATATCCTCTTCTTTAGacctttttaaaacaatttcagctatcaaaaccaaaaaaataccagaGATATTGAGACATCAATCTTAATAACagacaaaaagtattttcagaactttatttcaaagttacaaaaaatattttaattttttcttatactttgatttttgtaaaacttttagatatttttaattattttctagaaaatacaAGAAATACATTATGGATAAATTTAGATGATCAAGATCTGTCTGATGCTTATTTTTAGATGTGAGCATATCAATCATTTCTTTTAGAATGTTATCTAAAAACGCGAACATTGCGATCTCGCCGAGACCGCAGCGCAAAATGCAAACACAAGTTTTCGATTAGCTTTTACAATAGCCACACCCATTTTAGCGACCTTATAAAAGGGTCGGTCATGAAACGGCCGAAACACTAAAACAGTTACTCTGAAGCCGCAAAGAACCATCATCGGAAGTTAAGGAAATCAATAACAGCAATGCCATGCTCTTGGGCATCTTTCCTGGCACTGGGCATCTGCATCCAGTTGGGAGCAGGTCACTCCGTGGACAGGAGTTGGGAATTGCCCAAGCCTCGTGTAACCTTGGGTGACCTCAGCCATGTgagtataattaaatttccgGGTTGTTTATAgcacatatacattttaaactttaaaatattgttatgtttgttgtttatttgaagttttataaatatcataatttcaATAGCTTAGAAAACTTTAGGTAACTTCTTAAAATAAagctgtattttatttttcctaacaCTTCTAATAGGTAACTTTTATAATTCCTTTTTTCAGATCTGCCTGGGTCGCCAGGAAGGCGATTTGGTGCCCCATCCGCTGGACTGCAATGGATACTTTTCCTGCTCGCGCATTCCCAGGCTCCTCTATTGCGAGCAGGGCCTCTATTTCGATGGAAATCGTGGGATCTGCGATCTGCCAGAGAATACCAACTGTCGGCAGAGCGATTTGTCAGTACCGCCTGTAGAATCGCAAGGCAGCCCAGTGGATAACTCCGAGCTCAATTGGTGGCCTCACAAACCGAAGCCTGTTTTTGTGGCTGTCGATGTGTCCAGTGGTCAGCCAGTCAATCCCATGGAGAAGTACGATCCGGAGAATATCGAGTGCCGACACTATGGTGCCTACTTCCTGCCGCATCCCAGAAATTGTGGATTGTACTTCATCTGCGCCTACGGCCATCTGCACCGACATcagtgtgggcgtggcacctccTGGAATTTCGAGATGTCCGAGTGTCAGTTGAGCGATCAGGCCGTTTGCTACGGGGAGTCCAGGGTTTCAGAACCCGAGTCCCATACGAATGTAGAAGTGTTTGGGGAAAGCACCACACCGAGCAGTGAAGCGCCAATAACCGTTTGCTATATAGTCGGATCGAGTGAGTTAAGCACTTTTCAGCAATTCCTCACGGATCCCGAGACCACCGAGTTGGTACAGGTGACATCATCTTCTCCACCTACTCCACCCTCTCCACCTTCACCACCTCGAACTGAAGTCACCGCCTTGACTTGTCCATCCACCAAGCAGAGCTATATGTCCCATCCGGAGGATTGCAGCAAGTACTATATCTGCATCAGTGGAATGCCCGTGCTCACATCCTGTCCCAAAGGCCTCTTTTGGGACCAGAAGTCCGGCTACTGTGAGATGGAAAAGAATGTCAAGTGTTTCCAGAAGTGATTAATAAACACGGTCTAGATCGGTCGATGGTGTTTTATTATGGAATACTTCACAAAGTTTCGaatctttattaatttaatgagaagagtgttataattttttgctaAGAACCTCTATTTTGGATTCacaaggtttttaaaaatagttacttCGTTATTTACAATGAAGTATTTCTTATAAAACTGTCGCCATCGTTAGTCTTTGCCAGAAAACTGCTCTTCTTTGGGAAGTTTCGGGACTCTCCTTCTCTATTTTATCAGTTTTCCAGGGATAATTCTTAACACCGCTCACAATACGTTCCCAAAATGTTAGTGTACTTGGCTCGGGTGATTTGGCATCTTGAGAATTTTCATCAGCTGGATTGCTCGCAAAACAGCACACCAGCAGAaggaaaaatgtcaaaaagaGTTCCAATTTAATTCCTTTAGATGCTTGCATTTTGATACACTGGTGATCTCTAACTGATCTTGTTTGAAGTTTTCCTCTCGTCGCATGACGAAATTCCGAATCTTAtcaatagaaaatatttaagcacGTTCGCAAATTGCTTTACAACAGATAATGGATAAGATATCAAACGACATAAGACAAGCGACCAAGTTTTTGCAG
It contains:
- the LOC108067692 gene encoding peritrophin-48; the protein is MGGHKGSTIAALALLVACAAPATADVNVTALCLLVSNGNYVASQSDCSTYYQCQGSTFTTMSCPTGYYFDKNAQQCTGSVPSTCTSSTSPCLGKAVGTFAASSTSCGGYYYCGASGAQSGSCPAGENFNPTTQACVYKNNYPCTDSTSSDSLSTPSVALNLCNLVKDNLYFGSPSNCSGWNFCQDNILHSGSCGAGLVFNVQASNCGYRMTSSCSQVTNDPSLTGVANNPTTCTTAGSMIAATACNQYYMCSASLNYQLMTCPSGFFYDTISKACVTRMSARNNCDRCVGTTASFVNAYSATNCSDYLYCVNGVQKAVESCPVNYYFNENTGSCTNGVEPQFLCCNPTGSTGLTTTTTTATTTTTTTAAPAADTGSKTDTSADSSAGTSSDTTKTDTSSGTSDTAATK
- the LOC108067689 gene encoding uncharacterized protein; protein product: MQASKGIKLELFLTFFLLLVCCFASNPADENSQDAKSPEPSTLTFWERIVSGVKNYPWKTDKIEKESPETSQRRAVFWQRLTMATVL
- the LOC108067684 gene encoding peritrophin-48 yields the protein MTGKFLLATTILCLMGGSALGDAILEGTYNVTAFCTACKTGIQLGSIESCQKYYVCQSTGPVVAECQSGYSYDYKKSTCLPSSQVNCYYGVDNPCAGKNGTWVPNTGVCGGYYYCELGVSKAGSCSKNQVFNSVTAECEWGSCATTQTTEGAVLNSLCEVVPPNQYFGDTNDCATWNYCVSNSTGVYAFSGKCASTTTKQNAFNVKTGSCDYTSDSICSRVTDIPLSSAAVSCPKDGVKEGSATVCGTYNVCTNGKWVATNCPTGYYFDTLTSNCVVRQSATPTAGCNRCQGASTKFVNAVNSENCSTYYYCNAQGQATLNTCPTAYFFNEKLGACKPEDDLAAYVPSNGACYGSKASSTTEDGTEAETTADPSGKMFDLEE
- the obst-F gene encoding probable chitinase 10; its protein translation is MPCSWASFLALGICIQLGAGHSVDRSWELPKPRVTLGDLSHICLGRQEGDLVPHPLDCNGYFSCSRIPRLLYCEQGLYFDGNRGICDLPENTNCRQSDLSVPPVESQGSPVDNSELNWWPHKPKPVFVAVDVSSGQPVNPMEKYDPENIECRHYGAYFLPHPRNCGLYFICAYGHLHRHQCGRGTSWNFEMSECQLSDQAVCYGESRVSEPESHTNVEVFGESTTPSSEAPITVCYIVGSSELSTFQQFLTDPETTELVQVTSSSPPTPPSPPSPPRTEVTALTCPSTKQSYMSHPEDCSKYYICISGMPVLTSCPKGLFWDQKSGYCEMEKNVKCFQK
- the LOC108067701 gene encoding peritrophin-48, producing the protein MMYRSFILFLGLATVPLISGTLTFNATLICDLVVNGTKMNDPRACNAWIQCVDGSPVAGTCGTGLFYDRESQKCLSSASVKCLSSDPCAALPTGFAADPYSCNGYYYCSNGKGTHGVCNTGMNFNPGTQDCIRDFPCSNKMDPDSYCNILPDGVFVKDTDNCNGYQMCWDGQVINGTCPGTFYFKASTAQCDYPQDVECDNVIAPNITEKGVCPETGGFISDNRTCNGYYYCKELDGGEFALEHGECSDGRFFLATDGGACVPRSKVKCSYDRCVGLGNTTIQLANESNDGCHGYSICQDGLVIGQGTCPQDEYFDEVTQRCTTQVISYAACQMSDGTTGS